The proteins below are encoded in one region of Deltaproteobacteria bacterium:
- a CDS encoding 3-isopropylmalate dehydrogenase: MTYQIAVIPGDGTGPEVAAEGLKVLNAVAVPAGLKFNFVTYDLGGERYLRTGETLPDGVVDELRGFDAIYLGAIGHPEVKPGILEKGILLKLRFSLDQYINLRPVVLYPGVETPLKDKGPEDINFIVVRENTEGLYAGAGGFLRYGTPDEVAVQESINTRKGVDRCLKFAFELTRKRNRAKKLTLCGKTNVLTYAFDLWERAFQTMAPEYPDVTTDYAHVDAICMWMVKNPEWFDVIVTDNMFGDIITDLGAMIQGGMGVAAGGNINPQGVSMFEPIGGSAPKYTGKNVINPIAAIAAAQMMLDHLGEARAAAAVENSIKTVVAQHLKSLSAGKMGYSTTEVGDLVARYAVESLSG; encoded by the coding sequence ATGACTTACCAGATTGCGGTGATTCCGGGCGACGGCACCGGCCCGGAAGTGGCAGCCGAAGGACTCAAGGTTCTCAACGCCGTGGCCGTGCCGGCTGGCCTGAAATTTAACTTTGTCACCTATGACCTGGGCGGGGAGCGTTATTTGCGGACCGGCGAGACCCTCCCGGACGGCGTCGTTGACGAACTCCGGGGCTTTGATGCCATCTATTTAGGGGCCATCGGCCACCCCGAGGTTAAGCCCGGCATCCTGGAAAAGGGTATTCTGCTGAAGTTGCGTTTCTCCTTGGATCAATATATTAACTTAAGGCCGGTGGTGCTCTATCCTGGAGTGGAGACCCCGCTAAAAGATAAGGGTCCGGAAGATATCAATTTTATCGTGGTGCGGGAAAACACCGAGGGACTGTATGCCGGGGCCGGGGGATTTTTGCGATACGGCACCCCGGATGAAGTGGCGGTCCAGGAGTCGATTAACACACGCAAAGGGGTGGACCGCTGCTTAAAATTTGCCTTTGAACTGACCCGCAAACGTAATCGGGCTAAAAAACTCACTCTGTGCGGCAAGACTAATGTCCTGACTTATGCCTTTGATCTGTGGGAACGGGCCTTCCAGACTATGGCCCCGGAATATCCTGATGTCACTACCGATTATGCCCATGTCGACGCCATCTGTATGTGGATGGTCAAAAACCCGGAATGGTTCGATGTCATCGTCACTGACAACATGTTCGGCGACATCATTACCGACCTGGGGGCGATGATCCAGGGCGGCATGGGGGTGGCTGCTGGTGGTAATATCAATCCCCAAGGAGTGTCGATGTTTGAGCCGATCGGGGGCTCGGCTCCCAAATATACCGGCAAAAATGTCATCAATCCGATCGCCGCGATTGCCGCGGCCCAGATGATGCTGGACCATCTGGGTGAGGCGCGGGCCGCAGCCGCAGTGGAAAACAGCATCAAAACGGTGGTAGCCCAGCATTTGAAAAGCCTGTCGGCCGGGAAAATGGGCTACAGCACCACAGAAGTCGGCGACCTGGTGGCCCGGTATGCGGTAGAAAGCCTTAGTGGCTGA